TTTTAAATATGGGAGCATTTGTGTGGAGCCGCTGTCTGCTGTCTCTCCAGGTCATTCTGTTGGTGAGCACTCTTCTACAGTACTGAAGGAATTCTCCAGTattttaaaaccttttttttagtttgcaGGGGCTtttgtttattgatttattattgatGAATCACTTTTTGTGAAGTTTGTGCTCATCTCTTGTAATTTAACACGAGGAGCAAATTGAGATGAGAAGATTGCCCTAAAAACCTATAATCTACAGCTAATACAGCATGCTGTGTTCTCCAAAAGTTGTGCTCTGATTTCCATcttataaaaaacatttaatttaaaaatataagcAAAGAAATCAGACAACATCCATGTTTATAGCCTGGAACTGTCTTACTACTCCACACTCAAGTGTTGAAGACAAGTAGCAAAAAGTGTGGAGTAGAAAGACAGTTCTGCTTTAAATGGTTGTTGGAGCAATTTCATAGAAGAGCCACGTTTGTATGTGAGATATTTGAGCATGAAGAACCTTCAGCTCGGTTACATGAAGTGAAGCTTCTTCAGACCTTTAAGAGTTtacactctctctacctctctctttatctctctctttatctctctctctatatcactgaatctctattacaaacacggttctttatggaaccaaaagtggctcttctaggACATCAAATAAAGATCTAAAgtacctgtatttttaaaagtgcaggTGCAGGAACAAAAGGTAACTGATGCAGAGACAGCCAAAATACTTAATAAAGACTTAATAAATATGACTCTCTAATGACTATTGATGGTTGTGAACAAGCCGTAGCCGGACAAGCTAAGCAGGGTCTGAAACCTTGGTAGAAgtgagagctgaaatctcttggggtgtccaaacttacTTCATAATGCTCCTTTACCCTTTTTAAACTATACAGTTGtgcaaaaaaacattaacaatcCTACTTTTATGCAGAAGTAACTCACTAAACTGATTCTAAATTGTATTATACATTTTAGTGAGTTATTTTTGCATAAAGTTTAATCTTTaattttacactttttataaCTATTTACCATAGCTGTTTCTGTGGAAGATGAACTGATGTTCACAAATCTTCAGGAGGGTTTAATTATGcttattatgtaaatatttatttatacttattgcaaaataatataataacattttaacataatatatattttaataaccaAGTACCAATTAtaaatttatgtatttttaaatacataattttatgtaatttatgttTTCCCAGATATAAGGCTAATCCTAGACTGAAAAGAATGTCTAATGGTAAAATACCATTAGTCTAGTGTAGCTCTAGACTAGACTAAACCTAATCAGTGTCTGGAAATCTTGATCTTTGGTAtatcacttttttttcttttttacagtgtCTCTTACTCTTTTCTCACCCAGGTAGTTGTCCCTCTATGCCTGAGCCAAGAAGGGTCAGATTCAGTCATGTTTTTGAACCCGCCTGAGGTGCCGGAGCCAGTCTACCCCATGGAGGTCCAGTACTCATGCAGTAAACCTCTAGTGGTTCACGTACAGGTTTTGGTGTCTTTTGACACTGGAAACACTTTAATGATCTTCCACAGGTGGTGGCCCTGCGTGCCCGGCCCAAACAGAATCAGACTTGTGTTGCTTCATTTCCCTGACTGGCTGGTGTACCACCCAGACTGGAGCATAAACGAATCCCCCTGGGTGCTGTCATGTCTTTTACGTAGCTGGGTGAGCAGCAGTGCAGCTGCTGAACCCGGCCGGACACCTTTCGCCAGTGCGGTGGTGCCCCTGCGTGTTCAGAATCCGCTCAGCCGCCCTTTTAAAGAGCACTTGTTATGTCCCAGCTGGGACACAGAGATTCGCTGGACTGTGTTTGGTGATAGATGGCAGTGCCTAAAGGAAAATGGTGAGGATTGAGAGGGAAGTTGCAAAAAGCATTTAATGCCATTTTATTCCTTCTGGAAGAGCATGTACTGAATGCGTGATGTCGGTTTTCATTTCTTTAGAGGTATCCAGTCTGCTGTCTTCACTGTATGGATCCACCGGGGAGCATTTCGGCATCACGAAAACACTCCAGCCATTCAGGAATGAAATGCTAGAGGGCCTCCGGCTAAAAGCGATTTCATATCCCTGGTAATTCAGATATCCAGTTTGTTTTGGTGGCCTCTTGTGGAAAATAAGTGCTGCAGCAGTTAGATGATGAATTGGAAGAGCTTTagcagaggtcttcaaatctgggccttgaatccagtttccagtcccgGACTTTGTAATCCTTGGTAAATGTCCACTAGACTGGAACCTGAATTTAAGACCTTGGATCTATAGCACTGACTCTTTTCTCCTCAGGTGTGCCTTCTCAATCTGGGTATTATTAGAGCAGCCATGCAGAGACCGGCTGTGTGGACTTTTACACCGCATAGATTCTAAAGCGAACTATGCCACCCCTACTGTGTTTCTCACAAGAACAGGTAACTGAAGATAAAGGTTTCATACGGTTTGAGGAAATGCTCATAGGGTCGTTAGCATTCATTGATCAAAAATCATCAAAAAACAAATGATCGTCTGATAAAGATTAGGTGGCAGTTTGCACTATACTATTCTATACGCAAGCCAACACTGCTTTATAGACcaaatgggggtggggggggtacCAGATATTATCAATGTTTTTGTCAGCAAGTCACTGGTATAATTCATCATCCTCcaacataacatttaaaaaaaaaattacacaaaaatacgcccccccccccacacacacaccctcctccTGTTTGGTCTATATAGCAGTGTTGGCTGGGGTCCTATGAGCATGCTGAGGATGGTCTATGTGTGTCCTTTTTAACTTTTCTCCTTTTTGATTAGTTTTTATGGATTAGGCAGGTGAAAAGTATGCGGGAGAGTGGCctgtttactttttaattatattaatgtgATGACAATTCATGCAAAATCCTTGAATCTCCATAATAATAACTTTACAGGTACAGGAAAACCTTACATTTCAACTATCCGTAtattgtctgtgtttttgtacaggattcacattatgtaacAAAAAAATGGAGTTTGTATGTGATAGCAACTAAATCTAGATCATGTTCACACTGGTGAATAAAAGGCTGAGGATCGTGACAATGCTTTACTTGTCCTGCTGCTCTCTTGCAGTAACAAACAGAGCTAGGCCACCCATTAATATGCAGGTGTGCTTTATAGTTATAGCAATTAATAAAGGCTTTCTAATTTATCCTAATGAACAAAGTGTTTCTTAATTACAATGAATCGATtagtaatttaaataataatatcaaagcctttattttattactgaTGTCCTAGTGGATGGATGAGTGTGTATTATTGCAGTCTGGACACGTCATGGTTTTGTTTCACGGTGTATTCTGCAGGTCAGCTCCATGTGCAGCTACAAGGAGAGGATGGCCATTCCTCAGCATTTCTCTCTCCATTCATTATGCCTTTAGGCTTGTGGTGCCTTCTCAGGCTGGAGCTGAAGGGCCGATTGGTAAGAAACTAAGATATCATTGTCTTCTTGAAAATGAGAATGTACAGTACAAACACTGTTTCTCCACAAACGACAACTTTACAGACACAGGAAAactccttaactttcaatgaaagtctatgtaaaaagatttgtattaagttttggagaatttctaatGGTCTAATGAATttatgacacaatgtaaagaagaactgccaggaaaaaatccaaaaaacagtgaaaatgaagatacaatgttttttatgCGTGACAATGACAAAATGTAGTACTACACAGTAATATGTagtaaaatatgtatgtatagatCATCTTGTCTCTTTACTTTATAGGGGAGTATCACAGTTGCATGCATCGATGGACAGAAAGATCCACTTGTTTACTCTTCAGAGCACATGTAAGATTCTGTAGCTTATTTCAGGGTATAGCTCAACTTCACTTTGCGCCATTCTAAGTGTATCTGCTCTTTTGAGCAGGTTTAGTGTAGCGGTGATGCTGGATGACACAGATGGCTACTTTGTGGTTGGTGGAGGAAAATATGTAAGGGGAATCGAAGGCTTTTACGGTCCTGTCACATACTACCGAACAAGGATTCCCTCACTTGACCTGGTAAGATCACCCTTTTCTCTGAACTGTATTAAAAACCAGTGATGCAGCTACTCCAGCAAGGCAATGTCAAAATAGCAAGTTCATCAGAACACTTATTTTCAGTCATGCCTTCTATAACAATAAAATGTTTCTTTCAACATTTTCAGCAAGATCAGTGTATTATAGTGTATAAACATGCCTCATGCACTGTAGACACAAGTCCTGTGTAGTTCTGCAAGTACAATAAGCAAAAAAGTTTCTTAAGAGGAAAAACAAtccagaatttcatgaaaagaaaacctctccaactgttatgCATGgcggatgtgtgtgtggggggcagTTTGTTGTGTAGCCAGTGGCACAGCGAGcttttcactggtagagggaaaTCACAGTAAATGTCATGCTGTCTGTTAAAAAGCTAAGGATAACTAGAGGATGGCTTCTATCCACATTGGAGTACCTCAAAgattttgccatggccctcattgttcccctgacctaaacatcattaaaGAATTGAGGATAGACCTTTAAAAGAGCAGCAAGATGGCCCAAAAATCTctaactagaagccttttgcaagaACGAATGAAGACCCGAAAATCTCCAAATGGGGGTGTTACTAAATACTAACCAaagtaaaatgttttttgtaacttaaaacaaaaataatattgcttttactattaaattaaaatgtattatattagATAAGAAATTTTTATCTTTAACTTTTTGATATACAATTTGTATACCACTCTATAACACATTGTGaggtcccacagggttctattgtaggATCTttaaaactgatgttaattatgagagtaatgtagttatgagggTGAGTAACTGATGTGTAGGCCTCTGTACAGGGTTTGAGCAGTTCCCAGCCAACACGCTCATGCAGGACTCACATAAATGTGGAATGAATGTGGACTAGGTGGATTCCAGGTGGGCTCTGAATATGTTAgtacatgtgtttttactaGGACCCAGATGGGCTTCctaaatgggccccatcattacagcacATCCAAACCTcatatgggtcccatctaggacCTTAAGTGCAGTGTATAACTCAGATGTTTAATCACCCATGTTTAACCATTCCTGGTCCCATGACTGACCTCATCCATATTTTGGGttaacatggaacccatggacaaaacttacTGGTACCCagctgggctacccatacaggtcCCACATAGGCATGTTATTTGGGATTATCTTACAGTAGAGCACCAATTTGGTTTAGACATATCAAAACAAACCCGTTAAATcgttgtttttattcatttattaaaagaaagtcatttatataagttttttttttgcactttggTCTATATGATCCTAGATACATCactgttaaaatgttgaaatgtgTACAAAATATTATCTACTGTGATTTCTTTACTATGCTAGTAACTACAGAGGTAACTTCACAGCCCCTTTTCTAGTTTTCATATGATggtaaattatataatatatgtattttttggCTACAAATGTGCCTTACCACAACCTGCATATACCTCTGCACcctaaatgaaataataaaatatgtttataataaataaattatataataaacctagaatttaacattttttcTGCATCAGGCAGCACATTTGATTACATTTTGTGTAGTACATTTCCTTTAGCTGCATTACTGGCTTCAGATCTTTGCTTCCTAGTACCTCACAATTCTGCCTAGGTAGGTTATCTACATTTCACCCATGCTGcattaattatgcagaaataaataaacttggCCTTGAATGACATTTcctattgtgtgtgtatttattcaaTAGCAGGAGCTCCATCTCCCTCAGCCTGTAAGGATGGTGAATTTCTCAGGGTGGTTCCAGGCCTGTCAGGAGTTTAAGTCAGAAGTTGATCGCACAATATCCAACTCTTCACATGCAGTGATGGTACAGAGAGGTAAGTCATTCTCTGTCCACAAGATGGCATTGTTTCCTGCAAACCTGCATCCACTCACAGTATCCCATTCCTTATTCTGGCCGTTACTGTTTCATTTCCAGGGAGATGTACAGACATATACACGACCCTGGTACTGAAAGCCAAAACAACGTCCTCAAGGGCAGAATGTGGCTCTTTTGAACCACTCAGCAAGCCTCAGAGGCGAATGGTGGCCAAGCTGGTCAAGATGCTGTACAAACAAAAAGGTATAGCCTACCAAAAGTAAATCCCCAAAACTTGCATATGGTGAAACTATTTAATAGTGCGTGTGGTTGACATCATTCTCTACCCCACATGTGTTTAGGCATAGTTGATCCAGAAGCCATCGGCCGAGCTCTGTATTCTGCTGTCCTGCGTAAGCTGACCGCGCATGGCAGTGTGGAGGTGATAAACAGACTGATGCCTTCTCTCCTACAAGCAGGATGCTTAGGAGACAACAGGGCGCTTCATCTCTCCTCTGTTCTTTACAGCAGTGGACTTGGTGTTAAAAAGCAACCCTATAAGGTGCATGAATGTTTATATGAAGTTGGACAtgcatatatagatatatatagatatatagctgtgcgtgtgtgtgtgtgtgaaattagCTCAAGTGAGGACATTGTTCTGGTATTGTCCTTGGTGCAAGTTCAgccaggtttaggtgtaggtaattgagtttagggttaggtttaggtgtatggtgttgagtttagggttaggtttaggtgtatggTGTtgtggttaggtttaggtttaggtgtatgaTGTtgtggttaggtttaggtgtaggttattgagtttagggtcaggtttaggtgtatggtgttgagtttaaggttaggtttaggtgtaggttattgagtttagggttaggtttaggtgtatggtgttgagtttaaggttaggtttaggtgtaggttattgagtttagggttaggtttaggtgtaggttattgagtttagggttagatttaggtgtaggttattgagtttagggttagatttagatgtaggttattgagtttagggttaggttaggtataggttgagtttaaggttaggtttaggtgtaggttattgagtctagggttaggtttaggtgtgtggTGTTGAGTTTAGGTGTGTGGTgttgagtttagggttaggtttaggtgtatgatgtggttagggttaggtgtaggttgttgagtttagggttaggtttaggtgtaggttgttgagtttagggttaggtttaggtgtaggttattgagtttagggttaggtttaggtgtaggttgttgagtttagggttaggtttaggtgtaggttattgagtttagggttaggttaggtgtaggttgttgagtctagggttaggtttaggtgtgtggtattgagtttagggttaggtttaggtgtatggtgttgagtttaaggttaggtttaggtgtgtggTGTTGAGTttagggctaggtttaggtgtaggttattgagtttagggttaggtttaggtgtaggttgttgagtttagggctagggttaggtgtagCTTATTgcgtttagggttaggttaggtgtaggttgttgaggttaggtttaggtgtaggttgttGAGTttagggctaggtttaggtgtaggttgttgagtttagggctagggttaggtgtaggttgttGAGTTTCGGgctaaggttaggtgtaggttgttGAGTttagggctaggtttaggtgtaggctgTTGAGTttagggctaggtttaggtgtaggttgttgagtttagggttaggtttaggtgtaggttgttAAGTttagggctaggtttaggtgtaggttgttGAGTTTAGGACTAGGTTTAAAGTTAGGTATAGGTGTAGTTTattgagtttagggttaggtttaggtgtatgaTGTTCGGATGTTATTAGATGTACAATTAGCTGATATACTTTGTGTCTATGTGAATTCAGGCTTGGCTGCTTTCACTGTTGGCAGCTCAGAAGGACTGGAGGCTGGCTCTCCTCCGCCTGGGGCACCTGCATCATGTTGGTGACCAGACTGTGCCTCCAGACCCTGACCTCTC
The sequence above is drawn from the Salminus brasiliensis chromosome 11, fSalBra1.hap2, whole genome shotgun sequence genome and encodes:
- the LOC140565697 gene encoding protein sel-1 homolog 3 → MGAFVWSRCLLSLQVILLVVVPLCLSQEGSDSVMFLNPPEVPEPVYPMEVQYSCSKPLVVHVQVLVSFDTGNTLMIFHRWWPCVPGPNRIRLVLLHFPDWLVYHPDWSINESPWVLSCLLRSWVSSSAAAEPGRTPFASAVVPLRVQNPLSRPFKEHLLCPSWDTEIRWTVFGDRWQCLKENEVSSLLSSLYGSTGEHFGITKTLQPFRNEMLEGLRLKAISYPWCAFSIWVLLEQPCRDRLCGLLHRIDSKANYATPTVFLTRTGQLHVQLQGEDGHSSAFLSPFIMPLGLWCLLRLELKGRLGSITVACIDGQKDPLVYSSEHMFSVAVMLDDTDGYFVVGGGKYVRGIEGFYGPVTYYRTRIPSLDLQELHLPQPVRMVNFSGWFQACQEFKSEVDRTISNSSHAVMVQRGRCTDIYTTLVLKAKTTSSRAECGSFEPLSKPQRRMVAKLVKMLYKQKGIVDPEAIGRALYSAVLRKLTAHGSVEVINRLMPSLLQAGCLGDNRALHLSSVLYSSGLGVKKQPYKAWLLSLLAAQKDWRLALLRLGHLHHVGDQTVPPDPDLSYAYYSNIAKQTSADRLNPSSQQTFVESVFLNDEETLKAQTNTNHDLFHWLKLQARNGVADAEQAIGRMLFWGQQGVASDIQTAVRHYERGATRLQDPVSMYDYAIVLLTGQGVPKDVPRAVAFLKKAMDQGFAPAFTALGWYYEQFEGNYERAAELWEQADLLGNPDAAMNLGVFHSQGLYPGQPADKVKAYKYFLKSAQRGHINGGIELAEIWSRGIPGHVPRHPSDAVLWVKWASEQNGYLGTVLRKGLNAYLQGNWFMALIYYLMSSECGFKAAQFNMAFLCEHSPRGSLNSSFVTQCMLHYYNLSIQSQNPTSYALVKMGDLFYEEHTRGKRDLSAAVEMYREAALKNDPQGWYSLGLLVQEGVRLPATLLSQLNLLQHYFSDKHTLLTTLYQRCRDSSSDEAHLPCTLALLAAHLQSLQTLGQSTVKLLGAVAVAVATLSFCKIIPAILRQRSASGQQNSTPSEAEQPTEQEGSSGV